The nucleotide window CTACACCGAtaaaggagagtttcaaaagggtatgatgtttgataacaaggatgccttgttAGACGCtattagattgtatcatattcgtagaaacgttgagtaccgaactgagacttcaaatcaaaccgtgctcacgTTGAAGTCTAAGAGAGGGTGTGCTACGAGGCTTAGGTAtaggaagagctcctattcaccatcatgggagaacatataaagggaagcatgggggttgtgtactaagtactgaaaatgtgtcagctagacacattcatttgacatcttccgtgattaacaaacttattagaaattgtgttgctcaagacccaCCAATTAAGGTCTCTGTGGTGCGAtaaatggtgaaagaccaatttggtgtcgaagtgacctataagcgagcatggtgtgctaaacagcaagcccttctctccaaCTATGGTACATaggaagattcttatcctcttcttccacgcttcttgaaGGCATTGCAAGTTTTTAACCCCGGgactgtagttgagtggttctttaaggaagataatgatgttggtgtgtaCGTCTGTCCTAGTgttagaactttccaacgtgtgttctgggctttccaacctagtattgagggattcaagtattgcaaaccccttattgccatcgacggaacacatttgtatggtaagtatcgccatacaTTGTTAACTGCGATTGCTCAAGATGGGAATaagggaatcttcccgcttgcctttgctttggttgagaaagaatgcatagctgcgtggtcttggtttatgacgtgtgttcgtaagcatgtgatgcatagtccaggtTTACATGTTATTTCCAATAgacatgcgggcattctagcaaccatggaggagccggaatggcaacctccgaatgcccatcataggttttgcttgcggcatttgttaagtaacttcaacCATCAAATGGGTaattgataagaggtcatggcctcaatacaccggtTTTGAGATGATACACAATCCAAATCACATTCGTGGACTAGGAAGATCTAAGTCAAGGAGGATCATGAACGAAATGGACGAAGGATCACGGAGACGCAACGCTTGTCGACGGTGTGGTAGTGacggtcacaacactagaacttgcacgtcaaggtaaacagtatctgtatttgagtatataaacaTAAAGATTATGAAACAAATGaataacataagtaaaaaatttgagtatttcttaagtatttttacaataaataacgcttagttattgttgaattgcagtacagatggatccagcagctccaggccctcgCGACCCTAGTGTGCTTACGATGCAGGCGGATCACAGGAGCAGTGTACTATGGGATGTCCAGGTTAGTCAACTTAccttttttgaatttatatgccttaatttttttttttttttttttttgagaatttgGAATTATATATCATATGAAGAAAGAGACAACACTGGACCCGTGACACACCTCCCcagccggcataaaaaaccccggGAGGGGAAAAAGCCATTTGGAAGAGGGGACAAGGTGCAGTCCACCCAAAACAGCATAGGGGCTGGGCTATGCATGTATGAAGTTTGACACCATACCACCAAGATTTCTACTATATCACCTTACACACCAATACTACTAGGCATCACACCACAATGGATGCTACTAaatcaccttacacaccatagCTATCAACAGAAAATCGCCAAGAGCTCCACATGTTTAACAGATATACACCAAACAGTCTAGACAAACGAATCAAGAAAACTACACATTTAACACAATAGAGCCTACATTATATATGACATTCTGTGGTGCGAGTGTTTTGAGTCCCAACATCTCTTTTGCCCAGATTCTTATCCTTATCTTCAGAGAATGCATAAAATTGCTAAAGTTCAAAGTCTTGTGATTGAACTTGATTTGATTTCGCTCAAACCATAGTGACCATATAACACATCCAAGGGTGAGGCCCCAGAATTTCCTCGAGTTTCTGATCTTCAGCAGGCTGAACCACTGACTACAAAAATGATTACATCGATTGTGGAGGGCGGAAGATAATGACCACCATTTAAGAATTTCCATCCAAGTGCTCCAAGCAAATCTGCATGTAAAGATAATGTGAGAATTTGATTCAATTTCTAGGCTACAGAACGGACATAAAGCATCTTGGGGGTTTATGATCCCCATTTCTACAAGGAAGTCTCCTGTTTTCAGTTTCTCCAGGTTTTCTAACCATACAGTCAGTTTTGCTCTTGGAGGAATGAAGCTTCGCCACACAATGTTGATGATGTGCCTAGGTAGAGTGGGGGAGAAGGTCTCGTTTGCTTTTGCAATGATACTCTTTGTGGGGTAGGTTTTATCACCACTATGCTTCCACATAACGCCGTCTTGCCTTCCTCTGCACGGCCCAAACCCATCAATATAGTCCTTAAGTTTGCGTACGTCCTCGCTTTCCCAATCGAAAAGCACTCGCCGCCATTGAAAAGTCCAACACCACGAGTTTCCAATCCATTCCCCCATCTGATTAATTAGATAGTCCTTTTGGGAGGAAATTGAAAACAGTCTTGGGAAGCTGTGTTTTAGAATGCCTGCTTCACACCATTTGTCATGCCAAAAAAGGACCGAGATCCCGTCACCTACCCTTAAGAGCATACCTTCTTCAACGATCCTTCTGATTCAGGCTGTGTCATGGTCGTCGCTGATCAAGTGGGCCCATGAACCTTCTTTAACGTTGTAGAACATTTCCGACGATGATTTAGTCCCTTTGATGTTATGAACCGACTGCAGAATTCTTTTCCATAGGGTATTGTCAGATTCGGAGTAGCGCCACCACCATTTGAACAGAAGGACGAGATTTTTATGCATGATGTTTCCTACTCCCAGGCCACCCATCTCCTTCGGAAGCTGTATATCTGCCCATTTGACTCGAGGGCATCCTTTGTTTGCACTATTCATTCCACCCCAGAAGAATCTTCTCTGTAGTTTCACAATCTTCAAGGCAATGGCTTTCGGCATTTTGAACATGCTCATGTAGTAGATTGGAAGACTGTTCAACACACTTTTAATGAGGGTAAGTCTCCCTGCTCTGGATAGGAGTTTTGCTTTCCATGATGCAAGTCTATTTTCTACCTTTTTCACCACTGGTTTCCACGCCGAACATCTATTCATGTGATCACCAAGGGGGAAGCCAAGGTATGTAAATGGGAGGCGTGTATGGAGGCAACCAACCCTTCTAGCAATATTCTCAGCCCAGGCATGATCTTTTCGATTCCAAGAAATGAAACAAGATTTGCTATAATTAAGAGACAGACCAGACATTAGAGCGAACACATCCAGTattctaaagtaatttataatacATGTGGGATTTTTTGGAGCAACAATAAGGGTGTGATCTGCAAATTGGAGATGTTTCAAACTTACCTTGGCCTTTCCAACATCAACAGCTTGGATCAAGTTCATATGGTGTGCTTTCTTCAGGATGTGGACGAGAGCTTCGCTGACCAGGATAAACAGATACGGCGAGAGGGGATCACCTTGTCTCAGTCCCTTCTCCATCTTGAACGGTTTTAGTGGTGAGCCATTTAGGAGTATAGACATGGAAGCAGTGGAGAAACAGTTCATAATCCAGCTAACCCATTTCCGTCCAAAGCCAAGTTTTTTCATAACCAGCTCCAAGAAAGACCAGTTGACGGAGTCGTATGCCTTTTGGAAATCCAGTTTAATCAAGGTTCCAGGGATTTTCTTTTTTCTCAACCATCTAAGGGACTCGTTTGCAATCAGAACTCCATCTAGGATCTGTCGATGCGTGACGATAGCGCTTTGGGATTCGTCAATAAGAGTATCGATGACTTCTTTGAGGCGGATCGAAAGAATTTTGGCAATGATTTTGTATAGAGCACCTACCATACTGATGGGTCTGTAGTCGTCGATATCTGTGGGGTTTTCTGTTTTGGGGATCAATGTAACCCATGTGATGTTCAGATGCCTGATCGAAAGAATTTATATGCCTTAATACTTTAACTTTAAGCTAACATAATCTTTGCGTTCAGGTGTCCGACACGAAgaccatatacaccaggcatcTCGACTCTGCTCCGTGGGCTATTGACGCACGGAGCATCCCGTACCTTCAACGAGCGAGGTTGTATGACTTCCACCTCATCGCGTATGGGAGAGTCGATCGGGCGCTTCACGGTTTTAGTCGAGCAGTGGCGCCAGGAGACccataccttc belongs to Amaranthus tricolor cultivar Red isolate AtriRed21 chromosome 17, ASM2621246v1, whole genome shotgun sequence and includes:
- the LOC130803701 gene encoding uncharacterized protein LOC130803701, translating into MGEWIGNSWCWTFQWRRVLFDWESEDVRKLKDYIDGFGPCRGRQDGVMWKHSGDKTYPTKSIIAKANETFSPTLPRHIINIVWRSFIPPRAKLTVWLENLEKLKTGDFLVEMGIINPQDALCPFCSLEIESNSHIIFTCRFAWSTWMEILKWWSLSSALHNRCNHFCSQWFSLLKIRNSRKFWGLTLGCVIWSLWFERNQIKFNHKTLNFSNFMHSLKIRIRIWAKEILFGVYLLNMWSSWRFSVDSYGV